ATGTAATTATATATCACGGTTGCTACTGTTCTGTAAATTCAACTATAGTGTACTTcatcacatttgaatattttattattttatttggaaCTTCCATACAATGAAAGCCCCTTTCTCCTCTGGTCACTAATCATTATGATCAGCAGCCAGACTGAAGTGTACATTGAAAgcaataatgtaatgtaatgggatgggatgggatgggatgggtGGGGCTACGGTGGGGCATATATGTTCTTTGTAGAAGCAactttgcagctgttttcatctgATATGTCCCTGAGTTCTTAGACAATGATGCCCattgcagagctgcaggctgagggGAAGCTTCTATGAGGCATGAAGGAGAGCGTTGTGACCATGCAAAGTCAGGGTGTAATCTAAGTGCACTTACATAGTAGGGCTCGGCCTCCCTCTCAGTAACCTCATCCTGGTTCAGGGTGAAACAGGTGGGGATCCGGCCGAACCAAACGTCTCTCAACACGTCCTTGTCATCTGCcatgccgctgctgctgctcccaaTGGCACATAAAGGAAAAATCCCCAAAACACAGACTCCCAATTCCAATGACAGACAGCTCCCTGCTGTCAACAACAGCGCAGAGCAGATAGTCCACCGTTAATAAAACTTTCAGTAACACAAGCCTAAAACCACAATGAAGCAGGTAATGCAACACGAGCTAAAAACACCTCGGCTCAAGCTATTAAGTTTTAGGTGAGTCAGATAAATCTTTATTCAATTGTTGCGGGAGTTATTACTAAGTTATAGTCCTGTAGACGACAGCGGCTCACTTGCTAAATGTTCAAACTACCCCAAAGCCTGTCAAACTACGCAGATGTAATTCAAAAACTGATGTTAGCGTTAGGGCTAGGTTAGCTAGCTTAGCTGGTGGAAACAGaccaaagaataaaaaatgaacaaatgtgcaAGGCTCCTGGTTAATATTATTACTGGACACAAACAGCGATTTGCTGTGTGCGCGGAAGAGATAATGGTATGTGGGGAAAACCTTACTTTGGCTCGGTGTTTTGCAGTCGGCTTGAATGGAAGTAGGGCCGTGACTGACGGTGTTGTCATATCCCTGCTGTCACcggaaaacagctgaaaaaccCCATTCACCGCAAAACAGCGACTCCTAGTGACAGACAAAGtcactgcaacaacaacaaaaccagGTTCAACCTCGCAGTATTTCTGAAATCAGGGACACGTATGAGGTCAAGTCAAAGCCTtgctttaaaacaaatatttcgCATGCTTTTAAAATCTGCAAGTTAGACATTGTCGCAAAAAACCATAACTGAGCATCGTCGTGAAACGGTTGCTCATGCGTCATCAATAAGCGACGCCGCTTGTTAAGTACGTATGTTGTAGCGCTGTTTGGGTCCTGTTGTGTCCAGTAGCAGTTtcaaaaatggataaaaaaatgGAGACGGATAACCTGGAAATACGTCTTCAGGCACTGGAGAGTCGTATATATGGCGAGAGAAGAAACAAAAGCGGAAAATCCGTCAAGGTTCGCGCAGAATAATGTTGTTATATTTCTCATAGCTAGcctgctgttagcttagcagaGCCACCGAGTGAACACcctttttaatgctttatacAATGGCTGCACGGCAGGTTTAGTTCTATTCTGACAGCTGCTCACTCCAGTGTCAGGCAATAACACCTATTGTGTACTTATGTATAGCTAACAGCTGCTAGGCTACATATTTAACATGGTTAGCTAGTTTTCAGTTATTTGGTCACAACGGTCTCTTTTCGTCTGCATatgagacaaaaatacaaatgtctCAAATGTGTAGCTAGTTTTAGTCTTACTGCCACTTCAGCAGTCACACCAGGGATTTAGACCTGTTAACAAATAAGACACCCCCATAACATAGATAACTGCTGGGTGGTGGATCTGACATAACCACCAACTTTACTACTTTCTTGACATTAAAGATAAACGGAGCAAGCGAATAATTGGGGGGGAAATAAGATTAGGATATTGTCTCtgaagaaacaataaaaatatcaaattttatATGTCACACCCTCAATATATTTCTACATCAGAAATCAAACATACAGCATGTCAATCAGGAGTGTGTCCTGTCAAGGTCCTGTACAGGATAGAGCTTGAATGGATGCATGAATGTGTGGAAGGACATACCATCCCCGAGGCTGATTGaaagtaaaagcacaaatgGTGATCACTATGATTTATTAcggatttcaaaataagattaAGTGTCTGAGGGTTGAGTTTAAGTCTGCACTGAAGTTAAGTGTACGTGTTCTGTAGTAAAGTGGTGGAACACGTGGCCCCTTTGAGCCACTGAATAGAGCGTCACATCAGAGTATCATATGATGCGGGGGATGCTTTTAACTTACAAAGGAGCATTGAAATGGATTTGTTTCCTGGTAGATGTTGTGTTCAGGCTGGATGAAGTGACGGCTCTTAACTGTCCTGTTCAGAAGTGTCTCTATGTTGCTGACAgttgattttacatttgaatggTGGTATTGCATCGCAGTATTAGTGTATTGTTAAGCTATAGGAAAATATGCTCGATTTCAGATGTGCTCATGAGAGATTAGATGCTGTAAGTAAGCATAAGCAAATGTGTACCTCCACAAGTTTCTATGTTCCTTTGAGTCCTCAAGGGCAGGATACAGGGCAAATCATTgttatagaatagaatagaatagaatagcctttattgtcattgcggtacaatgaaattagggaAATTATGTGTTATGAAAGGCTCTTTCATTGTGTTCCTACATAGTGCAACACTTTGTTTCACTTCAACTTGAGATTTAGAGTTTTTGTACTGCATTAGCTAGTATAGTACCAGTACACAGCAACCACCCAGACACATTAAAGAGATAAGTTGTAATGACTTTGGGACATCCTTGTTAATCACTATCATTAAATCTAAtcagtgtgatttttttcctgcagtgtgCTGAGTCTTTGGCCAGAATTCAGGCAGGTCTGACCAATACGGCCAACAAGAGAGAACGAGTGAAAATCCTGCACAAGAAAAGTGAGGCCCATGCTGCATTGTATTAGTCCTGTGTTAGCCTTTATACATGATGTAGAAAGAATACGACTTTACATTTATACAGGCATTAATGCATCATTGTACAGTGTTTGCCCTGAAGCTGTAAGACTGTTTACCTacattttcctttgtgttttgcctttatttccttttttttttttttttttagtttagtttattcaAAAGGGGACAATacaatttcataaaacacatgattacacatgGTTAAAAAAGCCAGAATTAGCCAGAAGGCTAGTTTTCATCTGTAGTCCCCTGGCCATGATgtaaaaaagcagtaaaatacattATACCTTTATTTCCTTGATTTAATAGTCAATGTAGAGATAGACGGGAGGGGTATGAAAAAGGCAACACCATAAAGTGCTGTCAATTGCAGGTTAAAATTCCAAACTTAGGGTGGTGTTTGTTAAGTCTTTGATCCTATTTATTGGTGTTGTGGTGCAGTTGAGGACCTGCTGAAGTACCTCGACCCCCAGTTCACAGACCACATCACTGTGCCTGATGCCATGAAGCTGGAGTTCATTCTTGCCGGTAAGCGTGGTATAGATGAGGCACGTAATAAATAACCAATAGTTACTATCACAATCAAATTTGTCTTTGAGATTTGATCAGTTCAGGCTGTTATTATCTATTAATATGAACGCAAATAGTATTTGAATATCGAATGTTTACATGTAAAGTTAAATGTATGTTGTATGTTATATATCATGGAAGTTATCACATTAACAAGACATTTAGTGTTGTAGAAGACTAAAGGTGCAACTCATATCTGACTCACTGTGATGCTGACGTCTGTTTGCACAGAGGAGGACTTCCTGCTATCCCAGGCTTCTTTGCTAGAGCAGGTCAGCAATTTACAGCCACTGCTGGACAGCGCCTACATCAGAGGTGAGTTTCACCCAGCAGGACAGAAAGCAGAGCAACGTCTACCCTGTGACCATGTGACCCCAGCCAGCAAAGTAAAAGGGAGTTCACGCTCTCTCCTGTTATCAGCCCTAAGTGCTTTAAGTGTCTTAAAAAGTAAGGAATGTGGTGTTGACTTACATTTGTTGGACAGATTGGctcatttttttaaaggttaatCCATCAAGTAATGTGTAATTTACTGGAAGGTTATAGCCAAGTCGATCTCTTGAGTGCTATATTCAAGACTTAAAAGTCTGCTGCTAAAAGTTATAATTATGTGTAGTTTTGTATTAAATTTAGGCCTGGAGCCTGAAGAGTACATTTAATATCATGCCGAGACATGTTTGAGATCTGCTGAATGAAATCAGGTTTCTTAAAAGACAAATTTACTTAGTTCACCTCAGAAATGACCACACATTACCTCAGTACCTAAACACCATCACCACAGCCTTCCCTATTAGCTACTACTAATACTGGTTTTTAATCACCTAAACAACAGAGATGCTGTTTCCTCCCGTTGTTGTCACATTACACATCCTGCTGTTTGTATTAGCAGCGTGCCATTCATTGTGACTACTACAGTTAATGATTACATTGGATCCTCTCCAGTGGCCAGTGCTTCAGTATCTGGTTGACATCTTAAAACTGAGAGGAAGCTTCTGTACTGCATGTTTACTCGGTCGgccctgtgctgtgtgtctctgttgctCACAGATGTGCCAGAACATGCCACCAAGCTGCAGCGCCTGTCCCAGATTCACATCAAAGAACAGGtaacacccccacccctcctctttGTGTCACTCCATCAATATTGTGGGTTTGATTTCTTGACTCTTCCATGTCTGTACCTCTTTACAGGACCAAACTGAGGCTCAGTCTCAGGAAGTGAAGAAGCTTTTTGAAGAGTACAACAAAATGGTACAGTATTTTCACAAGctgatttctctttttaatttcaatACAAATTGAATGAATTACCacaaga
The nucleotide sequence above comes from Pempheris klunzingeri isolate RE-2024b chromosome 8, fPemKlu1.hap1, whole genome shotgun sequence. Encoded proteins:
- the dctn3 gene encoding dynactin subunit 3, which produces MDKKMETDNLEIRLQALESRIYGERRNKSGKSVKCAESLARIQAGLTNTANKRERVKILHKKIEDLLKYLDPQFTDHITVPDAMKLEFILAEEDFLLSQASLLEQVSNLQPLLDSAYIRDVPEHATKLQRLSQIHIKEQDQTEAQSQEVKKLFEEYNKMMFLLSKQFTQWDETLRKLEEAKGIRPVE